From the Kitasatospora viridis genome, one window contains:
- a CDS encoding ferredoxin reductase family protein, with protein sequence MSTVTQHRGRRAAPTPAPTDELAAAAAPAVVVPALIAIGALAVLAVWWRDTSMVRGADEWLTNGSRIAGLLAGYGAPVLLVLMARIPVLERWVGADRLARWHAIGGRYVVGLVVLHVLTVIWGYSLTAHQDVVSQTWELVFHYPDMIKATLGTVLMLGTGAVSARAARRRLSYEAWYYLHLATYLAIALAFGHQLANGADLVEGPGLLGWWTLYLGSFGLLFWFRLAAPFLSDRRHRLRIAEVRPEADGVVSIFLTGQRLDELRCESGQFFRLQFLAPGLRWASNPYSLSAPPHPKFLRFTVKDLGGHSSAVAALRPGVRVRAEGPYGAFTARRRVAKGRRVLLIAAGVGITPIRTLFETLPAGQGELTLLYRVRREEDVLFRDELERVAARRRAKLHLLVGSRREVGDPFTAAALSRLVPGLRGHEVFLCGPTELTEQLIRELCEAGVAKHRIHHESFVF encoded by the coding sequence GTGAGCACAGTCACCCAGCATCGCGGCCGGCGTGCGGCACCCACCCCGGCACCGACCGACGAGCTGGCCGCCGCCGCGGCCCCCGCCGTCGTGGTGCCGGCGCTGATCGCGATCGGCGCGCTGGCGGTGCTGGCGGTCTGGTGGCGGGACACCTCGATGGTGCGCGGCGCGGACGAGTGGTTGACCAACGGCTCCCGGATAGCCGGCCTGCTGGCCGGCTACGGCGCCCCGGTGCTGCTGGTCCTGATGGCCCGGATCCCGGTGCTGGAGCGCTGGGTCGGCGCCGACCGGCTGGCCCGCTGGCACGCGATCGGCGGACGCTACGTGGTGGGCCTGGTCGTCCTGCACGTGCTGACGGTGATCTGGGGCTACTCGTTGACGGCGCACCAGGACGTCGTCTCGCAGACCTGGGAGCTGGTCTTCCACTACCCCGACATGATCAAGGCCACCCTGGGCACCGTGCTGATGCTGGGCACCGGCGCGGTCTCCGCCCGGGCGGCCCGCCGCCGGCTCAGCTACGAGGCCTGGTACTACCTGCACCTGGCCACCTACCTGGCGATCGCCCTGGCCTTCGGGCACCAGCTGGCGAACGGCGCCGACCTGGTCGAGGGCCCCGGGCTGCTCGGCTGGTGGACGCTCTACCTGGGCTCCTTCGGGCTGCTGTTCTGGTTCCGGCTGGCCGCGCCGTTCCTGAGTGACCGGCGGCACCGGCTGCGGATCGCCGAGGTGCGGCCGGAGGCGGACGGGGTGGTCTCGATCTTCCTCACCGGGCAGCGGCTGGACGAGCTGCGCTGCGAGTCCGGCCAGTTCTTCCGGCTTCAGTTCCTGGCCCCGGGGCTGCGCTGGGCGTCCAACCCGTACTCGCTCTCGGCGCCGCCGCACCCGAAGTTCCTCCGGTTCACCGTGAAGGACCTGGGCGGGCACAGCTCGGCGGTGGCCGCGCTGCGGCCCGGGGTGCGGGTGCGCGCCGAGGGGCCGTACGGGGCGTTCACCGCGCGCCGCCGGGTGGCCAAGGGCCGCCGGGTGCTGCTGATCGCGGCGGGCGTGGGGATCACGCCGATCCGCACCCTCTTCGAGACCCTGCCGGCCGGCCAGGGCGAGCTGACCCTGCTCTACCGGGTCCGCCGCGAGGAGGACGTACTCTTCCGGGACGAGCTGGAGCGGGTCGCCGCCCGGCGCCGGGCCAAGCTGCACCTGCTGGTGGGCTCCCGGCGGGAGGTCGGCGACCCCTTCACGGCGGCCGCGCTGAGCCGGCTGGTCCCCGGGCTGCGCGGCCACGAGGTCTTCCTCTGCGGTCCGACCGAGCTGACCGAGCAGCTGATCCGCGAACTGTGCGAGGCCGGCGTGGCCAAGCACCGGATCCACCACGAGTCCTTCGTCTTCTGA